One part of the Egibacteraceae bacterium genome encodes these proteins:
- a CDS encoding DUF3499 family protein, translated as MRHASRTCSRPACPAPATASLSYRYASGQVWIADLSPSPHPALYDLCARHADALTVPRGWQRVEQRSSLPDAAAPARPGRAEERAPVSAPLRRPAGTSRYDRLRRELPRIAAQPDERVPQGEFAPAAMRGAPTRRTA; from the coding sequence ATGCGCCACGCCTCCCGCACCTGCAGCCGGCCGGCCTGTCCAGCTCCCGCCACCGCCTCGCTGTCCTACCGCTACGCGAGCGGTCAGGTGTGGATCGCCGACCTCAGTCCCAGTCCCCATCCCGCGCTCTACGACCTCTGCGCGCGCCATGCCGACGCGCTCACCGTGCCCCGCGGATGGCAGCGCGTCGAGCAGCGGTCGTCGCTCCCCGACGCCGCGGCGCCCGCCCGGCCGGGGCGCGCGGAGGAGCGGGCGCCGGTCAGCGCACCGCTGCGCCGGCCGGCCGGCACCAGTCGCTACGACCGCCTGCGACGGGAGCTGCCCCGAATCGCCGCGCAGCCTGACGAGCGCGTCCCCCAGGGCGAATTCGCGCCGGCCGCCATGCGCGGCGCCCCGACACGCCGGACGGCCTGA
- a CDS encoding DUF5719 family protein, which yields MTAATPPGPPSREQRRASLALFATTVVVLLALVVDIVTAPGPPRPAEPVAQDTAQAGAWYCPATAGEGESAVLTVAAVGEQPSRITVVRYPERRPTPDPAVEVAPGGEHALVLGPGEATTPVAVRWEGGPATASWRIESGDTPGAPCEPGPAETWHLAGLDTAGGSRSTLHLFNPFGVDAVARITFATPEGRVVLLLTDNVLVEANSTARIDLGQFQPEQPDLGATVEVLTGRLVAQGELVLEPVGERPGPSGRALVPAATAARDDWAFGYARVDETSSSWVSIMNPGAREAAVEIRVSAPTPEAAMQEYSVPAGGVIAVDLAQLSEEPEFGVAAFSVNEVPVVVHRVTTLRAAGREGLAVSRGAQPSARWALVGAGAGERRGRVTVYNPGGEELTVDVVTNAEGPPEWRGAAIPPNGWLSFNLVDAAPEQGEIPAGVVASGPVVAELRSHHQSGGLRLWSAVGIPAEVWAGPATRPPVRRDPALSTRPLDRGAPGPAAPERPAPGELPDVPDPDAPPAGEGAPPGEAPPDAEPAPAG from the coding sequence GTGACCGCGGCCACGCCGCCGGGCCCCCCGTCCCGCGAGCAGCGGCGCGCGTCCCTCGCCCTGTTCGCCACGACGGTGGTCGTCCTCCTCGCCCTCGTCGTCGACATCGTCACCGCACCGGGCCCCCCCCGGCCGGCCGAGCCGGTCGCGCAGGACACCGCACAGGCCGGCGCGTGGTACTGCCCCGCCACGGCAGGGGAGGGCGAGTCGGCCGTCCTGACGGTCGCAGCGGTCGGGGAGCAGCCGTCCCGGATCACCGTCGTGCGCTACCCCGAGCGGCGGCCCACCCCCGACCCTGCGGTCGAGGTGGCCCCCGGCGGGGAGCACGCGCTCGTCCTCGGCCCGGGGGAGGCCACGACGCCGGTGGCCGTGCGCTGGGAGGGCGGGCCCGCGACCGCCAGCTGGCGGATCGAGTCGGGGGACACCCCGGGGGCGCCCTGCGAGCCGGGACCGGCCGAGACCTGGCACCTCGCGGGGCTCGACACCGCCGGCGGCTCCCGCTCGACGCTGCACCTGTTCAACCCCTTCGGCGTCGACGCGGTCGCGCGGATAACCTTCGCCACGCCGGAGGGACGCGTCGTGCTGCTGCTCACCGACAACGTCCTCGTGGAGGCCAACAGCACGGCGCGCATCGACCTCGGCCAGTTCCAGCCCGAGCAGCCCGACCTCGGCGCCACCGTCGAGGTGCTCACCGGCCGGCTCGTCGCCCAGGGCGAGCTCGTCCTCGAGCCGGTCGGCGAGCGTCCGGGACCGAGCGGGCGCGCCCTCGTACCCGCGGCCACCGCCGCGCGCGACGACTGGGCATTCGGCTATGCGCGCGTCGACGAAACCTCGTCGTCATGGGTGTCGATCATGAACCCCGGTGCCCGGGAGGCGGCCGTGGAGATCCGGGTCTCCGCGCCGACGCCGGAGGCCGCCATGCAGGAGTACTCGGTGCCCGCGGGGGGCGTCATCGCCGTCGACCTCGCGCAGCTGTCCGAGGAACCGGAGTTCGGCGTGGCCGCCTTCAGCGTGAACGAGGTCCCCGTCGTCGTGCACCGCGTCACAACCCTGCGCGCGGCCGGCCGCGAGGGGCTTGCGGTGTCCCGCGGGGCGCAGCCGTCGGCCCGCTGGGCGCTGGTCGGCGCGGGCGCGGGGGAGCGGCGTGGACGGGTCACCGTGTACAACCCCGGCGGGGAGGAGCTCACCGTCGACGTGGTGACGAACGCCGAGGGCCCGCCGGAGTGGAGGGGCGCCGCGATCCCGCCGAACGGCTGGCTGAGCTTCAACCTCGTCGACGCCGCACCCGAGCAGGGCGAGATCCCGGCCGGGGTCGTCGCGAGCGGCCCGGTCGTCGCCGAGCTCCGCTCCCATCACCAGTCCGGCGGCCTGCGGCTGTGGTCGGCCGTCGGCATCCCCGCGGAGGTGTGGGCGGGCCCCGCGACCCGCCCGCCCGTGCGGCGCGACCCCGCGCTGTCCACCAGACCGCTGGACCGGGGGGCGCCGGGACCGGCAGCGCCCGAGCGTCCCGCCCCGGGCGAGCTGCCGGACGTTCCGGACCCCGATGCGCCGCCTGCGGGGGAAGGCGCCCCGCCGGGGGAGGCGCCGCCGGACGCCGAGCCGGCGCCGGCGGGCTGA